The following proteins are co-located in the Labrys monachus genome:
- a CDS encoding arabinose transporter — MSNNAQPDLAYRRVVALTGTLFLSYLAVAMSLPGVPVYVVQDLRLDNALGGLAVGIAFLSTILTRPLAGARADRLGGKNSMQRGLIIYAAAGLICLLSSWSHLSASGDYALLIVGRLLLGLGESLTMVGMISWGLGLMGPARSGKVMSLVGMGMYGAFAAGGPLGLLLLHRFGFAGLMGVCTVLPLLGLIAIHRFPAVAPLVGQRESIWQIIGRIWRMGGVVGLGGVGFAVLGAFFALYFLSHGWPYAGLGLTFFGVGFVLVRLLCGHLPDRIGGTPVAIASLFVEACGQYLLWLAPGPLPALLGAFLTGLGCSMVYPSMGSEVVKQVPAHLRGTAMGAFVAFQDLAYGLTGPLVGMLADSAGYSPVFLIGGLAATIGLCMAIWVRRSILHVDSV, encoded by the coding sequence ATGAGCAACAACGCTCAGCCTGATTTGGCCTATCGCCGCGTCGTCGCACTCACGGGGACGCTGTTCCTCTCCTATCTCGCGGTCGCCATGTCGCTCCCGGGAGTGCCGGTGTACGTCGTCCAGGACCTGCGTCTCGATAATGCCTTGGGCGGACTGGCGGTCGGGATCGCTTTTCTATCGACGATCCTGACGCGCCCTCTCGCCGGCGCGCGCGCCGACCGGCTAGGCGGCAAGAACTCCATGCAGCGGGGCCTGATCATATACGCGGCCGCAGGACTGATTTGTCTTCTGTCGAGTTGGTCTCACTTGTCGGCGTCGGGCGACTATGCCCTGCTGATCGTAGGGCGACTGCTTTTGGGGCTCGGCGAGAGCCTGACGATGGTGGGGATGATCAGCTGGGGCCTCGGTCTGATGGGGCCTGCCCGGTCCGGCAAGGTCATGTCGCTGGTGGGAATGGGCATGTACGGCGCATTTGCCGCTGGCGGACCGTTGGGCCTGCTGCTCCTGCATCGGTTCGGCTTCGCCGGACTGATGGGCGTGTGCACGGTGTTGCCGCTGCTCGGACTAATCGCCATTCATCGGTTTCCAGCAGTGGCTCCCCTCGTGGGGCAGCGCGAGTCCATCTGGCAAATCATCGGTCGGATTTGGCGGATGGGTGGCGTTGTGGGGCTGGGCGGGGTTGGCTTCGCTGTTTTGGGCGCCTTCTTTGCTCTCTATTTTCTGAGTCACGGCTGGCCATATGCCGGTCTCGGCCTGACGTTCTTTGGCGTCGGTTTCGTTCTGGTGCGGCTGCTCTGCGGCCATCTGCCGGACCGGATCGGCGGAACCCCGGTGGCCATCGCTTCCCTGTTCGTGGAGGCGTGCGGCCAATATTTGCTATGGCTGGCTCCCGGGCCTTTACCGGCGTTATTGGGCGCCTTCCTGACCGGGCTTGGTTGCTCGATGGTGTACCCGTCCATGGGCTCTGAGGTCGTCAAGCAGGTCCCCGCGCATCTGCGCGGCACGGCAATGGGCGCGTTCGTTGCCTTCCAGGATCTTGCCTACGGCTTGACGGGGCCCCTCGTCGGTATGCTGGCTGATTCCGCAGGCTATTCGCCCGTGTTCCTGATCGGCGGACTCGCCGCCACGATCGGTCTTTGCATGGCGATTTGGGTGCGCCGGTCGATACTGCACGTCGATAGCGTTTAG
- a CDS encoding siderophore-interacting protein — MRWVDYMETLFNAPHQITRLRRDTRRRFLSVTCVERITPRMQRIVFQSPDLGDFESASPDDHIKLFIPASTPDDRGIDGVCMRDYTPRKFDRATLTLTIDFALHEAGPATAWALQANRGDTLEIGGPRKSNVVTDDFDWYLLIGDETALPAIGRRVEELRPGGRVDTVVAVETLAERQTFATSADWTPRWITREGQSASDDALLRLALADHRPPRGDGYIWIAAEASVSRSLRSLVSETWGHPKAWTKSSGYWVRGEAGAHEKPEAQG, encoded by the coding sequence ATGCGCTGGGTTGACTACATGGAAACGCTTTTTAACGCCCCCCATCAAATAACACGCCTGCGTCGCGACACGCGTCGCCGCTTTCTGTCGGTGACCTGCGTCGAACGCATCACGCCGCGGATGCAGCGCATTGTCTTCCAATCACCGGACCTCGGTGACTTCGAAAGCGCCTCGCCCGACGATCATATCAAGCTATTCATCCCTGCATCGACGCCCGATGACAGGGGCATCGATGGCGTCTGCATGCGTGATTACACGCCGCGCAAGTTTGACCGCGCAACGCTGACGTTGACCATCGATTTCGCTTTGCATGAAGCCGGTCCTGCAACCGCGTGGGCTTTGCAGGCCAATCGCGGCGACACGCTTGAAATTGGCGGTCCCCGTAAATCCAATGTCGTCACCGATGATTTCGACTGGTATCTGCTGATCGGCGACGAAACCGCTCTACCCGCGATTGGCCGGCGGGTCGAAGAACTGCGTCCGGGGGGTCGGGTCGACACCGTGGTTGCCGTCGAAACGCTCGCAGAACGCCAGACATTTGCGACTTCAGCGGACTGGACGCCTCGCTGGATTACGCGTGAGGGCCAGTCGGCAAGCGACGATGCACTTCTGCGTCTGGCTCTCGCCGATCATCGGCCGCCGCGCGGCGACGGCTATATCTGGATCGCCGCGGAGGCCAGTGTCTCCCGGTCGCTGCGAAGCCTCGTGTCTGAGACCTGGGGCCACCCCAAGGCGTGGACGAAGAGTTCCGGATATTGGGTGCGCGGAGAGGCTGGGGCCCACGAAAAACCTGAGGCCCAAGGATAG
- a CDS encoding isochorismatase family protein: protein MTITTLDPKIALIIIDLQKGITAHPGAHPVAEIVRNAAALADAFRARNLPVVLVNVAGVAPGRTEQALSQGARPADWAELVPELNRQPTDHGVTKRTWGAFRNTDLEDYLKRQGVTQLVIAGIATSIGVESTARHAYELGFNVTLAVDAMTDRNAESHANSVTYVFPRLGETGTTHEIIGLLEARAA from the coding sequence ATGACCATCACCACGCTCGACCCCAAAATTGCACTGATCATCATAGATCTGCAAAAGGGCATCACCGCCCATCCCGGCGCCCATCCCGTCGCCGAGATTGTGCGGAACGCTGCGGCGCTCGCCGACGCCTTTCGCGCGCGCAATCTGCCGGTCGTGCTCGTCAATGTGGCCGGTGTCGCGCCCGGCCGCACCGAACAGGCGCTCAGCCAAGGGGCGCGCCCCGCTGACTGGGCCGAGCTCGTGCCTGAATTGAACCGCCAACCGACTGATCATGGCGTGACGAAGCGAACCTGGGGTGCGTTCAGGAACACCGACCTTGAAGACTATCTGAAGCGTCAGGGTGTGACCCAGCTGGTCATCGCCGGCATCGCCACCAGCATCGGAGTCGAGTCCACTGCGCGCCACGCCTACGAACTGGGATTCAATGTGACACTCGCGGTCGATGCGATGACCGACCGAAACGCCGAATCCCACGCCAACAGCGTCACTTATGTTTTCCCGAGACTCGGCGAGACCGGGACAACGCACGAAATCATCGGTCTCCTTGAGGCGAGAGCGGCCTGA
- a CDS encoding SDR family NAD(P)-dependent oxidoreductase: MPAMTNRVALVMGGASGIGLAIAERLAKEGTLVFLTGRRAVDVEAAAAQIGPAARGLVADASDPADIERVVATVGEQGRQIDALVYNAGIMEPADLKETTPEHFDRHFAVNVRGALLTMRAAAPRMTAGGAALFLGSVADVKGATPYGTYAATKAALRSYVRSWTGELAPRGVRVNILSPGPTDTAMMASIPDEMRDGVVSQIPLARMGRVEEVAAAAWFLLSDEASFITGAELYVDGGMAQV; this comes from the coding sequence ATGCCGGCGATGACGAACAGAGTGGCTCTTGTGATGGGCGGAGCAAGTGGCATCGGTCTGGCCATCGCCGAGCGGCTGGCGAAGGAAGGCACCTTGGTCTTCTTGACGGGCCGTCGCGCTGTCGATGTCGAAGCGGCGGCCGCCCAAATCGGCCCCGCCGCGCGCGGCTTGGTGGCCGACGCGAGCGACCCGGCGGATATTGAAAGGGTCGTCGCGACAGTCGGGGAGCAGGGCAGGCAAATCGATGCGCTGGTCTACAACGCCGGCATCATGGAACCCGCGGATCTGAAAGAGACCACGCCGGAGCATTTCGACCGCCACTTTGCGGTGAACGTGCGCGGCGCCCTTCTCACCATGCGGGCAGCCGCGCCACGCATGACGGCCGGGGGCGCGGCGCTGTTCCTGGGGTCGGTCGCCGACGTGAAAGGGGCAACGCCCTATGGAACATATGCCGCAACCAAGGCGGCTCTGCGCTCCTATGTGCGCAGTTGGACTGGCGAACTCGCGCCGCGCGGCGTGCGCGTGAACATCCTGAGCCCCGGCCCTACGGACACCGCCATGATGGCGTCGATCCCAGACGAAATGCGCGACGGGGTCGTCAGCCAGATACCGCTGGCCCGCATGGGCCGCGTGGAAGAAGTTGCGGCGGCCGCGTGGTTCCTGCTCAGCGACGAAGCAAGCTTCATAACCGGTGCCGAGCTATACGTCGACGGTGGCATGGCTCAGGTGTGA
- a CDS encoding TetR/AcrR family transcriptional regulator, translating into MARPKSENKRDAIVAAAIEVIAAQGLSAPTATIANEAGIANGSLFIYFPTKTDLLNAVYVALKVEMSAAALDGLNVEQDVRQQLFLTWSNWLRWAATFPKKRRALALLGVSHEISPQSRAAGYQAMAGAMEVLERCRSDGPMRDSEIGFVASLVNALAEATIDFLVIDPKNADQHRIAGFEAMWRMLA; encoded by the coding sequence ATGGCTAGGCCGAAAAGCGAGAATAAGCGGGACGCAATCGTAGCGGCGGCGATCGAGGTGATTGCCGCCCAGGGGCTGAGTGCGCCCACGGCGACGATCGCCAACGAAGCCGGCATCGCCAATGGCTCGCTCTTCATCTACTTCCCAACGAAGACCGATCTATTGAACGCGGTCTATGTCGCCTTGAAAGTCGAGATGTCTGCGGCGGCGCTGGACGGACTCAATGTGGAGCAGGACGTTCGCCAACAACTCTTCCTGACATGGTCAAATTGGCTGAGGTGGGCCGCAACCTTCCCCAAGAAACGTCGAGCGCTGGCTCTCCTCGGCGTGTCTCACGAGATCTCGCCACAGAGCCGTGCCGCGGGATATCAGGCAATGGCGGGTGCTATGGAAGTCTTGGAGCGATGCCGGTCCGACGGGCCCATGCGCGACTCGGAAATTGGCTTCGTCGCATCACTCGTGAATGCCCTGGCGGAGGCGACAATCGACTTCCTGGTTATCGACCCAAAGAACGCGGACCAACACCGCATCGCTGGCTTCGAGGCGATGTGGCGAATGCTCGCCTAA
- a CDS encoding SDR family NAD(P)-dependent oxidoreductase: protein MPLPLNIETYVVTGPTSGIGLCAARALSKQGRVVLVGRNHAKLEGVRTAIERQGGQALNVICDLADLESVRRAAAEIIALDLPIAGLLNNAGIMPLREAKTPAGLDLTFVTNYLGPIALTEALIPHLPDGANIAFVVSAIEDPERKPAKVMGMRGGRFISVEASARGKWLPGGARMAGVDAYATSKQCALAAAFALSRENQRLQINAVEPGINPTTGLGGANAIAQFLFGQIITRLPPFSQYRSTPERAGNIMTAVLTDRSNKTGVYYDEKGVPMTGSALAHDRQFQDRVLAETRAFLAETAA from the coding sequence ATGCCTCTCCCGCTTAATATCGAAACCTACGTGGTGACGGGCCCAACCTCCGGAATCGGTCTGTGTGCGGCGCGCGCCCTCTCCAAGCAGGGAAGAGTGGTCCTCGTGGGTCGCAACCACGCCAAACTGGAAGGCGTGCGGACGGCGATTGAGCGCCAGGGCGGCCAAGCGCTCAACGTCATCTGCGACCTGGCGGATCTGGAAAGCGTCCGACGGGCCGCCGCGGAGATCATCGCACTCGACCTGCCGATCGCCGGACTGCTCAACAATGCCGGCATCATGCCTCTGCGGGAAGCCAAGACGCCCGCAGGCTTGGACCTAACTTTCGTGACGAATTACCTCGGCCCCATCGCCCTCACAGAAGCACTGATTCCGCATCTTCCTGACGGAGCGAACATTGCCTTTGTTGTCTCTGCGATCGAGGATCCCGAGCGCAAGCCGGCCAAAGTCATGGGCATGCGCGGCGGCCGCTTCATCTCAGTCGAGGCCAGCGCTAGGGGAAAGTGGCTGCCAGGCGGCGCCAGGATGGCGGGCGTGGACGCCTACGCGACCTCAAAGCAATGTGCTCTTGCGGCCGCGTTCGCTCTCTCTAGGGAGAATCAGCGACTGCAGATCAACGCCGTAGAACCTGGCATCAATCCCACGACTGGACTCGGCGGGGCGAATGCGATTGCGCAGTTTTTGTTCGGCCAGATCATCACGCGGCTGCCGCCATTCAGCCAGTACCGGAGCACACCCGAGCGCGCGGGGAACATCATGACGGCGGTGTTGACGGATCGGTCCAACAAGACTGGCGTTTACTACGATGAGAAGGGTGTTCCGATGACTGGCTCCGCGCTGGCGCACGATCGGCAGTTCCAGGATCGCGTCTTGGCGGAAACGCGCGCCTTTCTTGCCGAGACAGCGGCTTAG
- a CDS encoding 4-hydroxybenzoate 3-monooxygenase has translation MTSTSEETAVVIVGAGVSGLTLATFLRTSGVACVVLERIDRAHVEVRQRAGVVDARAVRMFEQWGLADKLLAGPLAQTIDYRVNGVGRIFETIEDDGSPGRFCTQQMLVNNLVRELIDVMAGDVRFSVTDVSIQNDEDRRPRVSYSDAAGSHELVCDYIVGCDAEHGVSRASIPDGVLTRYSHDFGYAWLAALVEAPVTGHPIMGVSDHGFVAQLPRGPQRSRYYLQCALSDGPADWPDTRIWDEVRLRLGDNTIENAVVHDKDFVPMRSVVYAPMQYRNLFLVGDAAHLLPPTGAKGMNLALYDVDVLARALVHAVRDHDRAALDAYSSTVLPHIWKYQEFSAWMTDTMHDAGDPTQNGTFRQMAARARLDNLFDSPTAARLHSEYQRGLNQCRR, from the coding sequence ATGACTTCAACTTCCGAAGAGACCGCCGTTGTCATTGTTGGAGCCGGTGTGTCCGGTCTGACGTTGGCGACCTTCCTGCGGACCTCCGGCGTGGCCTGTGTTGTCCTGGAGCGGATCGATCGGGCTCACGTCGAAGTACGGCAGCGCGCCGGCGTCGTTGATGCACGCGCGGTGCGCATGTTCGAACAATGGGGACTAGCGGACAAGCTCCTTGCCGGTCCGCTCGCCCAGACGATCGATTATCGTGTCAACGGCGTTGGTCGCATTTTCGAGACCATCGAAGACGACGGCAGCCCGGGGCGGTTCTGCACCCAGCAAATGCTCGTCAATAACCTGGTGCGCGAACTGATTGATGTCATGGCCGGTGATGTCCGCTTCAGCGTCACCGACGTGTCGATCCAAAATGACGAGGACCGGCGTCCACGGGTCAGCTATTCAGATGCCGCGGGCTCTCACGAACTCGTCTGCGACTACATTGTTGGGTGCGACGCCGAGCACGGTGTCAGCCGGGCATCGATCCCGGATGGTGTCTTGACGAGGTACAGCCATGACTTCGGTTATGCGTGGCTGGCCGCGCTCGTCGAGGCGCCTGTCACCGGCCATCCGATCATGGGCGTCAGCGACCACGGCTTTGTCGCGCAGCTTCCTCGTGGCCCCCAACGAAGCCGGTATTACCTGCAATGCGCGCTCAGCGATGGTCCGGCAGACTGGCCCGATACGCGGATCTGGGATGAAGTCCGGCTGCGTCTCGGCGACAACACAATCGAGAATGCGGTGGTCCATGACAAGGACTTCGTGCCCATGCGATCGGTGGTCTATGCGCCGATGCAATATCGGAATCTTTTCCTCGTTGGCGATGCCGCCCACCTCCTGCCGCCCACGGGCGCCAAGGGAATGAATCTCGCTCTCTACGACGTGGATGTGCTCGCCCGGGCGCTGGTGCATGCGGTGCGCGATCACGACAGAGCGGCGCTGGACGCCTATTCAAGCACGGTCTTGCCGCACATTTGGAAGTACCAGGAGTTCAGTGCCTGGATGACCGATACGATGCATGACGCGGGCGATCCAACGCAAAACGGTACGTTTCGCCAGATGGCCGCTCGCGCTCGTCTCGATAACTTGTTCGACTCCCCGACCGCAGCTCGTTTGCACAGCGAATACCAGCGGGGATTGAACCAATGCCGGCGATGA
- a CDS encoding AraC family transcriptional regulator ligand-binding domain-containing protein encodes MAAAAAGVADLKAAEALRTRVRSAAGAREKHSSRYSDRALISLWAAIVDLGRGDHGVGALLALHANETTWSVIGEVLRRTSEPLDAYTHLERYSRLVHQGLSITVELSGSELILRYQQARDCSKQPTAALAAGELWSMGNLALVPMHWFGAAIRPVSAALRCSAPASMAAVNEVFGRTVSFDMDESMLVYNRAELEKVRRPRSHAS; translated from the coding sequence GTGGCGGCCGCCGCGGCGGGGGTCGCTGACTTGAAAGCCGCCGAGGCACTCCGGACGCGGGTCAGGTCTGCGGCAGGCGCAAGGGAGAAGCACTCCTCACGCTACTCGGACCGTGCGCTCATTTCCTTGTGGGCGGCGATCGTCGACCTGGGTCGTGGCGACCATGGCGTGGGCGCGCTGCTGGCCCTGCATGCGAACGAGACGACGTGGAGTGTCATCGGAGAAGTGCTCCGCCGGACGTCGGAACCGCTGGACGCATATACCCATCTCGAACGCTATTCACGCTTGGTCCACCAAGGACTTTCGATCACGGTTGAATTGTCAGGGAGCGAGCTCATTTTGCGATATCAGCAAGCGAGAGACTGTTCCAAGCAACCAACGGCCGCTTTGGCAGCTGGAGAGTTGTGGTCAATGGGCAATCTGGCGCTTGTCCCGATGCATTGGTTCGGCGCCGCAATCAGGCCCGTCTCCGCCGCGCTTCGTTGCAGCGCGCCCGCGTCCATGGCCGCCGTTAATGAGGTATTCGGCCGGACGGTGTCTTTCGACATGGACGAGTCGATGCTGGTCTATAATCGCGCTGAGTTGGAGAAGGTCCGGCGCCCTCGGAGCCACGCATCTTGA
- a CDS encoding DUF2274 domain-containing protein: MACHRRHRLLLLVAVHRDLVAYAEILGRGTGQAAPDPAKLIVPMIERFMATDRGLARARRSVEQLSELQKKSSA, translated from the coding sequence ATTGCTTGTCATCGTCGGCATCGGCTTCTTCTGCTGGTTGCTGTTCATCGTGACCTCGTTGCTTATGCCGAGATACTTGGCCGGGGGACGGGTCAAGCAGCGCCGGACCCAGCCAAGCTGATTGTACCGATGATCGAGCGATTCATGGCGACTGACCGCGGCTTGGCTAGGGCTCGTCGGAGCGTAGAGCAACTTAGCGAACTACAAAAGAAAAGCTCCGCGTAG
- a CDS encoding class II aldolase/adducin family protein — protein sequence MDAATRIKDLIEDIVAANRILAAEMVVDAFGHVSARHPENPDHYLIARALPPEIINAEDIMELTLGGEVVNGDTRKPYLERYIHGAIYEARPEVKSVVHSHSHSVIPYSVTGEKLRPIVHSCAPIGGEVPVWDAQTLFGDTNMLISDMPMGRDFAKVLGPNNAALMRGHGCTVIGRSVREAVYTAVYLEVNAKLQFQASRFPPVKYLTEGEIQIVCERLANAKPNEGYDRAWEYWCRHAGVEARYRTADSV from the coding sequence ATGGATGCCGCCACCAGAATCAAGGATCTCATCGAGGACATCGTCGCCGCCAACCGCATTCTCGCCGCCGAAATGGTCGTCGATGCTTTTGGTCATGTCAGCGCCCGCCATCCCGAAAATCCCGACCATTACCTCATCGCCCGTGCGCTGCCGCCGGAAATCATCAACGCGGAAGACATCATGGAACTCACCCTCGGTGGCGAGGTCGTGAATGGCGATACGCGCAAGCCCTATCTGGAGAGATACATCCACGGCGCGATCTACGAGGCGCGACCCGAGGTCAAATCGGTTGTTCACAGTCATAGCCATAGCGTCATTCCCTATAGCGTCACCGGCGAGAAGCTCCGCCCCATCGTGCATAGCTGTGCGCCTATCGGCGGTGAGGTCCCGGTGTGGGATGCGCAGACATTGTTCGGCGACACCAACATGCTGATCTCCGACATGCCAATGGGGCGGGACTTCGCGAAAGTCCTTGGACCGAACAACGCCGCCCTTATGCGCGGCCATGGCTGCACCGTCATTGGCCGATCGGTTCGCGAGGCAGTCTATACAGCGGTGTACCTGGAGGTGAATGCCAAGTTGCAGTTCCAGGCGAGCCGTTTTCCGCCCGTCAAATATCTCACCGAGGGCGAGATTCAAATCGTCTGCGAACGCCTCGCCAACGCCAAACCCAACGAAGGCTACGACCGTGCCTGGGAATATTGGTGCCGCCATGCTGGGGTCGAAGCACGCTACCGAACGGCGGACTCCGTTTAG
- a CDS encoding AraC family transcriptional regulator, protein MPILRQWNDLAELMPTVESALRDVVTIGVDMVTEGLELDDHSHRKAELLFGLSGVFRCEVEGGIWIVPPQSALWVPGGMVHRITASGNIDSYATFVQPAADANLPTTCCTIAVSPLLRELIVRSAQFPADHEVDGIESGVAALLLHEVSTAPLGNLHLPMPTDPRLRSIFQDMMMDPADRGTLESWAKRAGLSVRSLERVIAAETGMSFGRWRQQLSIILAVQWLASGASVKQVAGDLGYENVSSFVTMFRKALGVSPARYMAERSSRH, encoded by the coding sequence TTGCCGATCCTGCGTCAATGGAATGACCTGGCTGAACTCATGCCCACGGTCGAATCTGCGCTCCGGGACGTGGTCACGATCGGTGTCGATATGGTCACTGAAGGTTTGGAGCTGGACGATCACTCCCACCGAAAGGCGGAACTCCTCTTTGGGCTCTCCGGCGTCTTTCGTTGTGAAGTCGAGGGCGGCATCTGGATCGTGCCTCCGCAGAGCGCGCTTTGGGTTCCTGGCGGAATGGTGCATCGGATCACCGCCTCCGGGAACATCGATAGCTATGCGACCTTCGTCCAACCGGCGGCAGACGCGAACCTGCCGACGACGTGCTGCACTATCGCAGTCAGTCCGCTGTTGCGCGAACTGATTGTCCGAAGCGCGCAGTTCCCGGCGGATCATGAGGTGGACGGAATAGAATCGGGTGTCGCGGCCTTGCTGCTTCATGAGGTTTCGACAGCGCCGCTCGGCAACCTTCACCTGCCAATGCCGACCGATCCCCGGCTTCGTTCGATCTTCCAGGACATGATGATGGATCCAGCCGATCGCGGAACTCTCGAGTCGTGGGCAAAACGTGCTGGTCTCAGTGTTCGCTCGCTCGAGCGCGTAATCGCCGCTGAGACTGGCATGAGCTTCGGCCGTTGGCGACAACAGTTGAGCATCATTCTCGCGGTGCAATGGCTGGCGAGTGGCGCGTCCGTGAAGCAAGTTGCTGGCGACCTCGGGTACGAGAACGTCAGCAGCTTTGTCACAATGTTTCGAAAGGCGCTCGGCGTCTCGCCAGCCCGTTATATGGCGGAACGCTCAAGCAGACATTGA